The following coding sequences lie in one Leptospira inadai serovar Lyme str. 10 genomic window:
- a CDS encoding response regulator — translation MNSIIKATFDILLVEDNPADVRLTLEALGEAPKSKNLIVVKDGEEALDYVKGEGQYSDSGNSRPDLILLDLNLPRKNGFDVLKELKGDPDLRRIPIVVLTTSGSDRDILQTYNLHANSYIQKPVEFESFIEAMQSLRIYWFQTTTLPPR, via the coding sequence ATGAATTCGATAATTAAGGCAACCTTCGATATTTTACTCGTGGAAGATAACCCGGCCGACGTTCGATTGACTTTAGAGGCACTTGGAGAAGCGCCTAAATCCAAGAATTTAATAGTCGTAAAGGACGGCGAGGAAGCCTTGGATTATGTCAAAGGCGAAGGACAGTATTCGGATTCGGGGAATTCCAGGCCGGATCTGATTCTATTGGACTTAAATCTTCCCAGAAAGAACGGTTTTGACGTGTTGAAGGAACTGAAGGGAGATCCCGATCTAAGAAGGATTCCTATCGTGGTTCTGACGACTTCCGGTTCCGACAGGGATATTTTACAAACTTATAATTTACATGCGAACTCCTACATACAAAAACCTGTGGAGTTCGAGAGCTTTATCGAAGCTATGCAATCGTTGCGAATCTACTGGTTTCAGACTACTACGTTACCGCCAAGATGA
- a CDS encoding sensor histidine kinase, with translation MTSTLIKVKQVLVIEDNPADSRLIGLYLEEAGGHSLCTSYANTAAEGLEILRSRPGEIECIVLDLSLPDSFGLDGFDAIRLEFSGIPIVICSGSEDEGLASEALKAGAQDYLIKGKFDSHLLNRSILYAMERNDLLSKLNEQASIIRESEERYRLLFENNPLAVWVYDYKTLEVIDANQEVERLYGYSWKEIQRLAISDIRLASGAKKAMSEHAALKSGKNPPVTTVHRRRTGEFILVEVTSYKFKLRGREIVLAIVVDITKWKQAEESLRESLRDKEVLLQEIHHRVKNNLQIMASLLNLQSNYAKNKEVIRELKDTESRIYSMSLVHNELYNSKNLADVKLRSYIDKLLDNLWNVYGVGEEIERRIEVGELSLEVDTAIPLGMILNEIATNSLKYAFQNRTFGKFFISAVQDEKTIRMEIGDDGGGIPNLDEIEKKETLGLQLVRILSKQLKGDLSVTTDSKGTRFVIIFPTN, from the coding sequence ATGACCTCAACGCTGATCAAAGTCAAACAGGTACTCGTAATAGAAGATAATCCCGCCGATTCAAGATTGATCGGCCTCTATTTAGAAGAGGCGGGAGGTCATTCCCTTTGTACCTCCTATGCCAATACGGCCGCCGAAGGTCTCGAGATCCTTCGCTCCCGCCCGGGTGAGATCGAATGCATCGTTTTAGATCTTTCCTTACCGGATAGTTTCGGCTTAGACGGTTTCGATGCGATACGTTTGGAGTTTTCCGGAATACCGATCGTAATATGCTCCGGTTCGGAGGATGAGGGGCTCGCTAGCGAGGCTTTAAAGGCCGGCGCGCAAGATTACCTGATCAAAGGCAAGTTCGATTCGCACTTACTGAATCGGTCCATTTTATACGCTATGGAGCGTAACGATTTACTTTCTAAATTGAACGAGCAGGCTTCCATTATACGCGAAAGCGAGGAAAGATATCGGTTACTTTTCGAAAATAACCCTCTTGCCGTTTGGGTATACGACTATAAAACTCTGGAAGTCATCGACGCTAATCAGGAGGTGGAAAGGCTTTACGGTTACAGTTGGAAAGAAATTCAAAGATTAGCGATTTCCGACATTCGACTCGCTTCGGGGGCAAAGAAAGCCATGTCGGAACACGCTGCCTTGAAAAGCGGAAAGAACCCGCCTGTCACCACCGTCCACAGGCGACGTACGGGGGAATTTATCTTGGTCGAAGTGACTTCCTATAAATTCAAATTGCGGGGACGCGAAATAGTTTTGGCGATCGTAGTCGATATTACTAAATGGAAACAGGCCGAGGAATCGTTAAGAGAGTCTCTTCGAGACAAGGAGGTCCTACTGCAGGAAATACATCATAGAGTTAAGAATAATCTTCAGATCATGGCTAGTCTGTTGAATCTACAGTCGAATTACGCTAAAAACAAAGAGGTAATCCGGGAATTAAAAGATACGGAAAGTAGAATCTACTCGATGTCCCTGGTTCATAACGAGCTTTATAATTCTAAGAATCTCGCGGATGTAAAATTACGATCGTATATAGACAAACTTTTGGACAATCTTTGGAACGTGTACGGAGTAGGAGAGGAAATCGAAAGGCGGATAGAAGTAGGCGAATTGAGCTTGGAAGTGGACACCGCTATTCCTCTCGGCATGATCCTGAACGAGATCGCGACGAATTCATTAAAATACGCGTTCCAGAATCGAACGTTCGGTAAGTTCTTCATTTCTGCCGTCCAAGACGAAAAGACGATTCGAATGGAAATCGGAGACGATGGGGGAGGAATTCCGAATCTAGATGAAATCGAAAAAAAAGAAACATTGGGGCTGCAACTTGTCCGAATTTTATCCAAACAATTAAAAGGGGACTTGTCCGTAACGACGGATTCCAAAGGAACCCGTTTTGTTATTATTTTCCCGACTAATTGA
- a CDS encoding four-helix bundle copper-binding protein: protein MNSKLTRTEFFGAAGATLLTLGSLSEVLSQEHDHSQKKGHVKKKIEGKSTLLTSAILASGECVVRGELCIAMCIEALSSGKSELADCLKSVEETVALCNAFIKLGSLNSTSSKKIAAICLNVCESCAKQCDKHADHHEECKACADACKACMVEFKKLAA from the coding sequence ATGAATTCCAAACTGACAAGAACAGAATTTTTCGGTGCAGCCGGAGCTACTCTCCTAACACTAGGAAGTCTCTCCGAAGTACTTTCGCAAGAACATGATCATTCGCAAAAAAAAGGACACGTAAAGAAGAAAATCGAAGGAAAATCGACTCTGCTTACTTCCGCCATCCTGGCATCGGGAGAATGCGTTGTACGCGGGGAACTCTGCATCGCTATGTGCATAGAAGCCCTCTCCTCCGGAAAATCGGAACTAGCCGACTGCTTAAAAAGCGTCGAGGAGACTGTCGCTTTGTGTAATGCTTTCATAAAACTCGGAAGCTTAAATTCGACTTCTTCGAAAAAGATAGCGGCGATCTGCCTGAATGTTTGCGAATCCTGTGCGAAACAATGCGATAAGCATGCCGATCATCACGAAGAATGCAAGGCCTGTGCCGATGCTTGCAAAGCTTGCATGGTTGAATTTAAGAAATTAGCGGCATAG
- a CDS encoding diguanylate cyclase — protein MDRILILDDAPENCLLVERILRKAGYGDIVATQSPATALEWLGLQGDPNNKQKISLLLLDILLPGGQNGLDLLRQFAGRDELADLPVIIITAIHDTQTLESAFEAGAVDYVTKPFDATELRARVRSALRLRHEMVQRRQREKDLEEITDKLSEAYQTLLRVSRTDGLSGIWNRRFFDEILDVEWKRASRSGRPISLLLIDIDFFKKFNDTYGHQAGDECIRKVATVLKETARRAGDFPSRYGGEEFAVILPETDSDSALIVAENIRTKVMALNIPHQSSVASPNVSISIGVATQRSTKTSGSKEELVQKADQALYKSKESGRNQSTVYS, from the coding sequence ATGGATCGAATTTTGATTTTAGACGATGCTCCGGAAAATTGCCTTTTGGTGGAGCGAATTTTAAGAAAGGCCGGATACGGAGATATAGTCGCCACTCAATCGCCGGCAACCGCGCTCGAATGGTTGGGACTCCAAGGCGATCCTAATAATAAACAAAAAATTTCCTTATTGCTATTGGATATCCTATTACCGGGAGGGCAAAACGGATTAGATTTGTTGCGACAGTTTGCAGGACGGGACGAACTCGCGGATCTTCCGGTTATCATCATAACCGCTATCCATGATACTCAGACATTAGAATCGGCCTTTGAAGCGGGAGCGGTCGATTATGTGACCAAGCCGTTCGATGCAACCGAGTTGCGAGCCCGCGTTCGCTCCGCATTGCGCCTAAGACACGAGATGGTCCAGCGTCGCCAGAGAGAAAAGGATCTGGAAGAGATCACGGACAAACTCTCGGAGGCGTACCAAACCTTACTACGAGTATCGAGAACGGACGGTTTATCGGGAATCTGGAATCGTCGATTCTTTGACGAGATTTTGGATGTGGAATGGAAACGAGCCAGTCGTTCGGGCAGACCGATTTCGTTATTGTTAATCGACATAGATTTTTTCAAAAAATTCAACGATACTTACGGACATCAAGCGGGGGATGAATGTATTCGAAAGGTTGCGACTGTGCTAAAGGAAACTGCCAGACGCGCAGGAGATTTTCCGTCAAGATACGGAGGGGAGGAATTTGCGGTTATTCTTCCGGAAACGGATTCGGATAGCGCGCTGATCGTTGCGGAAAATATCCGAACCAAAGTCATGGCATTGAATATTCCTCATCAAAGTTCCGTGGCGTCTCCGAATGTTTCGATCAGCATCGGAGTAGCGACTCAGAGATCCACGAAAACCAGCGGGAGCAAGGAAGAACTCGTCCAAAAAGCGGATCAGGCATTGTACAAATCTAAGGAGTCGGGTCGAAATCAGTCGACGGTTTATTCTTAA
- a CDS encoding glycerate kinase type-2 family protein, with protein sequence MTNFTPSAELAEKIARAAIESAMPMAKVQEALRKIEQPESCLVIAVGKAALQMTEAAGDIWGTSIQTSMVLTNYLPSNLPKDQEILLGNHPIPESESFQASRLIWERTASLSETDTVLFLLSGGGSSLFEFPRIGVSESRLTDWYKRFLSSGASIREVNSLRPLLSGVKAGRFRNHCEPAAMIQLILSDVLEPDPFWVSSGPALPYPVLRSEIERILDRYGWSADSELFLNGFPPTLKKDTRDQTIVIGSLEQALQSAESFAIRSGFRVERIQAPIIGEAKEAGIILANLAKRKKTQGPLVLIGGGETTVTLKGDGRGGRNQELVLSFAKEIKGESNLLLLSFGTDGIDGNSKNAGGFADGSTWGDLLSSGIDPEIALENNDSATALEAIGNAFITRPTGTNVNDIQIIVIA encoded by the coding sequence ATGACGAATTTTACACCTTCTGCTGAACTAGCCGAGAAAATCGCAAGAGCCGCCATCGAATCTGCGATGCCTATGGCGAAAGTTCAGGAGGCATTGCGAAAAATCGAGCAACCCGAATCTTGCCTAGTCATCGCCGTCGGCAAAGCTGCCTTGCAAATGACCGAGGCAGCGGGAGATATTTGGGGAACTTCGATTCAGACTTCGATGGTTCTGACAAACTATCTGCCGTCGAACCTTCCCAAAGATCAGGAAATTCTGCTCGGGAATCATCCGATTCCGGAATCGGAAAGTTTTCAAGCCAGTCGACTCATTTGGGAAAGAACCGCTTCCTTATCGGAAACGGATACGGTTCTCTTTCTATTGTCCGGCGGAGGTTCGTCCTTATTCGAATTTCCTCGCATCGGAGTCAGCGAAAGTCGCTTAACCGATTGGTATAAGAGATTTCTTTCTTCCGGCGCATCCATTCGGGAAGTGAATTCCTTACGCCCTCTTCTATCCGGAGTAAAGGCCGGTCGGTTCCGAAACCATTGCGAACCGGCGGCGATGATTCAATTAATCCTGTCCGATGTGTTGGAGCCGGATCCGTTTTGGGTCTCGTCCGGACCGGCACTGCCCTACCCGGTTCTGCGGTCCGAGATAGAGCGGATCCTCGATCGCTATGGTTGGTCCGCGGATTCCGAATTATTCTTAAACGGATTCCCGCCGACTTTGAAAAAGGATACGAGAGATCAAACGATCGTAATCGGTAGCCTTGAGCAAGCGCTTCAATCCGCCGAATCTTTCGCGATTCGATCGGGTTTCCGCGTGGAGAGAATCCAAGCCCCGATCATAGGCGAGGCAAAAGAAGCGGGTATAATTTTAGCGAACCTAGCGAAACGGAAGAAAACCCAAGGGCCCTTGGTTCTGATAGGCGGAGGGGAGACTACCGTTACCCTAAAAGGGGACGGACGAGGCGGGAGAAATCAGGAACTCGTATTATCCTTCGCGAAAGAAATCAAAGGCGAATCCAATTTACTTTTGCTCTCCTTCGGAACGGACGGGATAGACGGGAATTCGAAAAATGCGGGAGGATTCGCAGACGGTTCGACATGGGGGGATCTCCTATCCTCAGGAATCGATCCGGAAATTGCATTAGAAAATAATGATTCTGCGACCGCGTTAGAAGCGATCGGAAATGCGTTCATTACTCGGCCTACAGGAACCAACGTCAATGACATTCAAATTATAGTTATCGCATGA
- a CDS encoding lipase family alpha/beta hydrolase: protein MVRVARIWVLALLVFFASGAVLASGGGSSSKPLSGSYPIVLAHGIFGWGQNSGIIDYWGGNAAYLQSQGATVITPTVTAMDSSANRAALLKTAILTALAANNYSGKINVIGHSQGGLDARYMVSNLGMSNRVATLTTLNTPHYGSPVANVVANVIPSWALPYVAAVLNAIVGVVYGESNENAIAGLKLLTTDGLAAFNNVTPNASGVKYFSYGSIITVPDLIQHPAMGLTFPICAIGAPFYGMSIANDGVVPSSSQSWGTWMGGPSYGILTTGVDHLEATNALYTGQSWYDTNGYFLTMASNAQSRQ, encoded by the coding sequence ATGGTTCGTGTAGCGAGGATTTGGGTTTTAGCGTTACTGGTCTTTTTTGCTTCGGGGGCCGTCTTGGCTTCCGGAGGCGGTTCTTCCAGCAAGCCATTAAGCGGATCTTATCCGATTGTTTTGGCTCACGGTATTTTCGGATGGGGACAGAATTCCGGTATTATCGATTATTGGGGTGGCAACGCTGCTTATCTTCAATCTCAGGGTGCTACGGTCATAACTCCTACCGTAACTGCGATGGATTCTTCCGCAAATCGCGCTGCTCTTTTGAAGACTGCGATTCTCACTGCACTTGCTGCGAATAATTATTCCGGAAAAATTAACGTGATCGGACATTCCCAAGGCGGACTAGATGCTCGGTATATGGTCTCGAATTTGGGAATGTCGAATAGAGTCGCCACTTTGACTACCTTGAATACTCCGCATTACGGTAGCCCCGTTGCAAACGTGGTAGCAAACGTGATTCCGAGTTGGGCACTTCCCTACGTTGCCGCCGTTTTGAATGCGATTGTAGGAGTGGTTTACGGCGAATCGAATGAAAACGCGATTGCCGGATTGAAATTATTGACCACGGATGGTCTGGCCGCATTCAATAATGTCACGCCGAACGCATCCGGGGTTAAATATTTTTCATACGGTTCGATTATTACGGTTCCGGACTTGATTCAGCATCCTGCGATGGGATTGACCTTTCCGATCTGTGCAATCGGGGCTCCTTTTTACGGGATGAGCATTGCAAACGACGGAGTAGTTCCTTCCTCTTCTCAATCTTGGGGAACTTGGATGGGCGGTCCTTCCTATGGAATTTTAACGACCGGAGTGGATCATTTGGAGGCAACGAATGCTCTCTATACCGGACAAAGTTGGTATGACACCAACGGTTATTTCTTAACGATGGCGTCTAACGCACAAAGTCGCCAATAG
- a CDS encoding exodeoxyribonuclease III, translating into MKLICLNCNGIRSAWTKGLGDLLSSERPDFVCFQETKAQSDQLSAEIWEKLGYKAYFHSAEKKGYSGVSLWAKKEPKKITYGIGVEEFDKEGRSVLADYGDFAIWTVYFPSGTTGDIRQAAKMRFLDEFLKLSKKLRKKHPNLILCGDVNIAHTEKDIHDPKGNAKNSGFLPEERAWLTEFLKSGWIDSFRELYPEKQEYSWWTFRAGARGNNKGWRIDYFFVPEELKKKLKRLEIRKDPILSDHAALILEISL; encoded by the coding sequence ATGAAACTTATCTGCTTAAACTGTAACGGTATCCGCTCCGCCTGGACCAAAGGGTTAGGAGATTTATTGAGTTCGGAACGTCCGGACTTCGTTTGCTTTCAGGAAACGAAGGCACAATCCGACCAGCTTTCGGCCGAAATATGGGAAAAACTCGGGTACAAAGCCTATTTTCACTCCGCAGAAAAGAAGGGATATTCGGGTGTAAGTCTCTGGGCCAAAAAGGAACCTAAGAAGATTACCTACGGAATCGGCGTGGAAGAATTCGATAAGGAAGGCAGAAGCGTTTTAGCGGATTACGGTGATTTTGCGATCTGGACCGTCTACTTCCCTTCCGGAACGACAGGCGATATTAGACAAGCGGCAAAAATGCGATTTCTGGATGAATTCCTAAAACTTTCCAAAAAACTTAGGAAGAAGCACCCGAATCTCATTCTTTGCGGTGATGTCAACATAGCGCATACGGAGAAAGACATCCATGATCCGAAAGGAAATGCCAAAAATAGCGGGTTTCTTCCGGAAGAAAGAGCCTGGCTAACCGAATTCCTAAAAAGCGGCTGGATCGATAGTTTTCGGGAATTATACCCAGAAAAGCAGGAATACTCTTGGTGGACCTTCCGGGCAGGCGCTCGAGGCAATAATAAAGGATGGAGAATCGATTATTTTTTCGTTCCGGAAGAACTAAAGAAGAAATTGAAACGCCTAGAGATCCGCAAAGATCCGATTCTTTCCGATCACGCCGCCCTGATTCTAGAGATCTCTCTCTGA
- the hisD gene encoding histidinol dehydrogenase, which yields MGIRIREVDGSFSLKSILERAKQDLGETMPLVIPILEAVSDKGDLALRELTHKFDKLDLDTFYHPVGEWKGSIPSDLQAALEKAKENIETFHKAQLPTSLDTMVSGNRLGIRYTPIESVSVYAPGGKALYPSTILMGVLPAKIAGVPHIQIVTPPQDGGIPEGLYAAAKIAGADSIITAGGAQGIAAVAYGTKSIPRSEFVIGPGNKFVTAAKIILSGQGRIGIDSPAGPSEVLIIADDSADPNWVAADLLSQAEHGEDSAAILCTDSMEFAKKVSAEIDKALLERPKRREMKTASIQNESWILVFSNLKSCVDFSNEYAPEHLEIQTRNYLELFEGIRHAGSVFLGPYSPVAMGDYISGTNHILPTAGGSRIFSSLGVMTFLKRITFQEINRVSLAELYPYVKVLSEFEGLDEEHGNSVKIRLPE from the coding sequence ATGGGCATCCGAATCCGAGAAGTTGACGGAAGCTTCTCCTTAAAGTCTATCCTGGAGCGTGCGAAGCAAGACCTGGGCGAAACTATGCCCTTGGTCATCCCGATTTTGGAAGCGGTCTCGGATAAGGGTGATTTAGCTCTTCGCGAGCTGACGCACAAATTCGATAAATTAGACCTAGATACTTTCTACCATCCTGTTGGCGAATGGAAAGGTTCCATTCCTTCCGACTTACAAGCGGCTCTAGAAAAGGCGAAGGAGAATATAGAGACCTTCCATAAGGCTCAACTTCCAACTTCCTTGGATACGATGGTTTCCGGGAATAGATTAGGAATTCGTTATACTCCCATCGAATCCGTATCCGTTTACGCGCCCGGCGGGAAAGCTCTCTATCCTTCCACCATTTTGATGGGAGTTTTACCTGCTAAGATAGCGGGAGTTCCCCATATTCAAATCGTGACTCCGCCTCAGGATGGCGGTATTCCGGAGGGCTTATATGCGGCGGCAAAGATTGCGGGAGCGGATTCGATCATCACCGCAGGTGGAGCGCAAGGAATCGCTGCGGTTGCATACGGAACAAAAAGTATTCCTCGTTCGGAATTCGTCATCGGGCCCGGCAATAAATTCGTTACCGCGGCTAAGATCATTCTTAGCGGGCAGGGTAGAATCGGAATCGATAGTCCGGCAGGACCCAGCGAAGTATTGATTATTGCGGACGATTCCGCCGATCCGAACTGGGTTGCGGCGGATCTTTTATCCCAGGCCGAACATGGGGAAGATTCGGCTGCGATATTATGTACGGATTCGATGGAGTTTGCTAAGAAGGTTTCGGCGGAAATAGATAAAGCTTTATTAGAAAGACCTAAACGAAGGGAAATGAAAACGGCATCGATTCAAAACGAAAGTTGGATACTAGTCTTTTCGAATTTGAAATCCTGCGTCGATTTTTCCAACGAATATGCCCCCGAGCATTTGGAGATTCAGACTAGAAATTATCTGGAATTATTCGAAGGGATTCGACATGCCGGTTCGGTGTTTTTAGGACCGTATTCTCCGGTGGCGATGGGCGATTATATCAGCGGAACGAATCATATTTTACCGACGGCCGGTGGCAGCCGAATTTTCTCCTCTCTCGGAGTGATGACTTTCTTAAAGAGAATCACGTTCCAGGAAATAAACCGAGTTTCGTTGGCCGAATTGTATCCGTACGTGAAAGTTCTATCCGAATTCGAAGGATTGGACGAAGAGCACGGAAATTCGGTTAAAATCAGACTTCCGGAATAA
- the panC gene encoding pantoate--beta-alanine ligase: MIVLKNPNEVRKTVRDWKSKGLSVGFAPTMGFLHEGHAALFERSVSGNDKTIVSIFVNPAQFNDPEDFAKYPVSTDNDLELCEKSGVDLVYLPDSDTVYPGGVPDIELRVPGLMKNLDAATRPGHFEGVLLVLSRFFHTVEADRSYFGKKDYQQYLIVKEFTKMLGFSMEIIGVDTIRNVKGLALSSRNARLSDSDKDEALLISRALKLAENLILNGEKDPAEIKTVMQDVLDSSASIRTDYLEVLDANTLAEIPLLKGEVLLAIAAFLGPVRLIDNITVQVS; the protein is encoded by the coding sequence ATGATCGTATTAAAAAATCCGAATGAAGTCAGGAAAACGGTTAGAGATTGGAAATCGAAAGGTTTGAGCGTGGGCTTTGCCCCGACAATGGGGTTTCTACACGAGGGGCACGCCGCATTATTCGAACGCTCGGTCTCCGGGAACGATAAAACGATCGTTTCCATTTTCGTAAATCCCGCGCAATTTAACGATCCGGAAGACTTTGCCAAATATCCGGTGAGCACCGACAACGATTTGGAATTATGCGAAAAATCCGGCGTCGATCTGGTATATCTGCCCGATTCGGATACGGTATATCCCGGAGGAGTTCCCGATATCGAATTACGAGTACCCGGTTTGATGAAGAATTTGGATGCGGCTACTCGTCCGGGTCATTTTGAAGGAGTTTTACTCGTACTCTCCCGGTTTTTTCATACTGTCGAAGCGGATCGTTCCTACTTCGGCAAAAAGGATTATCAACAATATCTGATCGTGAAGGAATTCACTAAGATGCTCGGATTCTCCATGGAAATCATAGGGGTCGACACGATTCGAAATGTAAAGGGACTCGCACTTAGCTCGCGAAATGCACGACTATCGGATTCCGATAAGGATGAGGCACTCCTTATTTCTAGAGCTTTGAAACTCGCGGAAAATCTGATTTTAAACGGCGAAAAGGATCCGGCAGAGATTAAGACCGTGATGCAGGACGTTTTAGATTCTTCCGCCAGCATTCGAACGGATTATTTGGAAGTTTTGGATGCGAATACTTTGGCGGAGATTCCTCTATTGAAAGGGGAGGTCCTGCTTGCGATTGCTGCCTTCCTCGGTCCAGTTCGCTTAATCGACAATATTACGGTTCAGGTCTCGTAA